A single region of the Arthrobacter sp. zg-Y20 genome encodes:
- a CDS encoding patatin-like phospholipase family protein: protein MLRILSIDGGGIRGIIPITWLMALEEQTGRRTADLFDLVVGTSAGGMAALALVSPRNGGTPYSADEVRQLNLDSAEEIFPQDPGDPHAGDPQAGAPQTADQYAGAPRYAAEPLQHYLGEALGDEPLSRAVRPVAVTTCDLARTEALYFAGGGLEPSVLGDASMALAAQATASLPRYFPAVPYTDPEGTARQLADGGLAADDPALLGYSLGSVLPQAVDGVLLVSLGTGTSTGTRNAGLRLGAEQTQQTPELQVLEKDLAMVLSGPGQLARDCLQLILGDRYVRIQTDLLPAASNASDDASQDNLEGLIATAEKMVQDTSADLDRLARQLPEG, encoded by the coding sequence ATGCTTCGTATTCTTTCGATTGACGGTGGTGGCATCCGCGGCATCATTCCAATCACCTGGCTGATGGCGCTGGAGGAACAGACCGGACGGCGGACGGCTGACCTCTTTGACCTGGTGGTGGGCACCTCGGCCGGCGGCATGGCTGCCCTCGCGCTGGTCTCGCCGCGGAACGGAGGAACGCCGTACAGCGCCGACGAGGTGCGGCAGTTGAATCTGGACAGCGCCGAGGAAATTTTCCCCCAGGATCCCGGAGATCCGCACGCCGGAGATCCGCAGGCCGGTGCCCCTCAAACCGCGGACCAGTATGCCGGTGCCCCGCGCTACGCTGCTGAACCCCTGCAGCATTATCTGGGGGAGGCACTTGGTGATGAGCCCCTGTCCCGGGCGGTCCGGCCGGTAGCAGTGACCACCTGCGACCTCGCCCGCACCGAAGCCCTGTACTTTGCCGGCGGCGGGCTGGAACCCTCTGTCCTGGGCGACGCATCCATGGCGCTGGCGGCCCAGGCAACGGCGTCGCTGCCCCGGTACTTCCCGGCGGTGCCCTACACCGATCCGGAGGGGACGGCCCGGCAACTGGCAGACGGCGGGCTGGCTGCTGATGATCCCGCACTGCTGGGATATTCGCTGGGTTCGGTATTGCCGCAGGCTGTGGACGGCGTCCTGCTGGTCTCCCTGGGCACCGGGACCAGCACCGGGACCCGTAACGCGGGGCTGCGGCTGGGCGCGGAACAGACCCAGCAGACCCCCGAACTGCAGGTCCTGGAAAAAGACCTGGCCATGGTGTTGAGCGGGCCCGGACAATTGGCCCGGGATTGCCTGCAGCTGATCCTGGGCGACAGGTATGTCCGGATCCAGACAGACCTGCTGCCAGCGGCCAGCAATGCGTCCGACGATGCCAGCCAAGACAACTTGGAGGGCCTGATAGCGACCGCCGAGAAGATGGTGCAGGACACGTCCGCGGACCTGGACCGGCTGGCCCGGCAGCTTCCGGAGGGGTGA
- a CDS encoding glycoside hydrolase family 38 C-terminal domain-containing protein — translation MHENRELVEARINRFLRERLPGRVWRERQAAALAVWEAPGEPVPFSLAVGRDYRPFSTGSPWGAPWGTTWFRVSGTVPEGWEPGNGNRAELLIDLGFPGGGPGFGAEALVYTPDGGIVKAVEPRNMFVPLPQAPGEAFEFYVEAASNPNVAAGFTFAPTPLGDRNTAGEAPLYVFRSADVALFDAGVWNLVRDFWTLNGLMHELPMDLPRRYEILRALERAVTAVDPADVPGTAAAGRQQLAPVLFSPAYAGAHRVYAVGHAHIDSAWLWPVRETVRKVARTFANVLELMDTEPEFVFTASSAQQYAWLQEHYPELFARVAERVREGRFVPTGGMWVESDTNMPSGESLARQFVAGKRFFREQLGVEPEVVWLPDSFGYSAALPQIARAAGARWFLTQKISWNETNTMPHSTFRWEGIDGTQLFTHFPPVDTYNSELSGQDLARAQRQFAEKGFANSSLVPFGWGDGGGGPTREMLAAAHRTQSLEGSPTVRLATPEQFFAAAAAELADPPVWSGELYLEFHRGTYTSQANTKKGNRRSEALLHEAELWSAAATLRAGAAYPYRELELAWQTVLLQQFHDILPGTSIAWVHQEAERNYVRVAAELEVLIGNAAQALLGEGAESAVLNAGPYPLEGTPASGAGPVPGPGMGTWEPSGGGWRISSGRLRLQVTADGLFSSLIESGSGREAFPAGRPGNLFQLFRDTPNQWDAWDLDAHYRFSSTDLMQPEAMVPEAGGRVLRIERSFGHTRITERVSLSPDGSAVDLDLEVDWHERQKLLKLAFPLDVHADRAASEIQFGHIFRPTHANTSWDAARFETVAHRWIHVGEPGFGVAVANDSTYGHDTFREVVDGRPCTMVRVSLLRAPLFPDPDTDQGLHRFRYSLRPASGIPDAVAEGYRLNLPLRTVTGTARTHLAPLIRVSSPAVVVETVKLAEDRSGDVVVRLYEAHGSRAEAQLRTDFPYMAVEATDLLERTVESDVLGGEVSGAVSGAAGPVLRLRPFELVTLRFRRA, via the coding sequence ATGCACGAGAACCGTGAGCTGGTCGAGGCCCGAATCAACCGCTTCCTGCGTGAACGTCTGCCGGGCCGGGTATGGCGGGAGCGGCAGGCGGCGGCGCTCGCGGTCTGGGAGGCGCCGGGGGAACCGGTGCCGTTCTCCCTGGCGGTGGGCCGGGACTACCGGCCCTTCAGCACCGGTTCGCCGTGGGGCGCACCGTGGGGGACCACCTGGTTCCGGGTGTCCGGTACCGTGCCGGAAGGCTGGGAACCGGGCAACGGAAACCGGGCAGAGCTGTTGATCGACCTGGGGTTCCCCGGGGGTGGTCCCGGATTCGGGGCCGAGGCGCTGGTCTACACGCCGGACGGCGGCATTGTGAAGGCGGTGGAGCCGAGGAACATGTTTGTTCCCCTGCCCCAGGCACCCGGCGAGGCCTTTGAGTTTTACGTGGAGGCGGCGTCGAACCCGAATGTCGCCGCAGGGTTCACCTTCGCCCCTACGCCGCTGGGAGACCGGAACACCGCGGGGGAGGCGCCGCTGTATGTGTTCCGGTCCGCCGATGTTGCCCTGTTCGATGCCGGCGTGTGGAACTTGGTCCGGGACTTCTGGACGCTCAACGGGCTGATGCACGAACTGCCCATGGACCTGCCGCGTCGGTATGAGATCCTGCGGGCCCTGGAACGGGCAGTGACTGCCGTGGACCCTGCGGATGTACCAGGTACTGCTGCGGCCGGGCGGCAGCAGTTGGCGCCCGTGTTGTTCTCACCCGCCTATGCCGGTGCGCACCGGGTATACGCCGTCGGGCACGCCCACATTGACTCGGCCTGGCTGTGGCCGGTGCGCGAAACCGTCCGGAAGGTGGCCCGGACGTTCGCCAACGTGCTGGAGTTGATGGACACCGAACCGGAGTTCGTTTTCACGGCGTCCTCCGCCCAGCAGTACGCCTGGCTGCAGGAGCACTACCCGGAGCTGTTCGCCCGGGTGGCGGAACGGGTGCGTGAAGGCAGGTTTGTTCCGACCGGCGGGATGTGGGTGGAATCGGACACCAACATGCCCTCCGGGGAATCCCTGGCCCGCCAGTTCGTGGCCGGAAAACGGTTCTTCCGGGAGCAGCTGGGGGTGGAGCCGGAAGTGGTGTGGTTGCCGGATTCCTTCGGCTACTCAGCCGCGCTGCCCCAGATCGCGCGGGCTGCGGGAGCACGCTGGTTCTTGACCCAGAAGATCTCCTGGAACGAAACCAACACCATGCCGCACTCGACCTTCCGCTGGGAAGGCATCGACGGCACGCAGCTGTTTACCCACTTCCCGCCAGTGGACACGTACAACTCTGAGCTGTCCGGGCAGGACCTGGCACGGGCGCAGCGGCAGTTCGCGGAGAAGGGGTTCGCCAACAGTTCGCTGGTGCCCTTCGGCTGGGGTGACGGCGGCGGCGGACCCACCAGGGAAATGCTCGCCGCCGCGCACCGGACGCAGTCCCTGGAAGGATCCCCGACTGTCCGGCTCGCTACTCCCGAACAGTTCTTCGCGGCGGCCGCGGCAGAACTGGCGGACCCGCCGGTGTGGTCCGGTGAGCTGTACCTGGAGTTCCACCGCGGCACCTACACCAGCCAGGCCAACACCAAAAAAGGAAACCGCCGCAGCGAGGCCCTGCTGCACGAGGCCGAACTGTGGTCCGCTGCCGCCACGCTCCGTGCCGGTGCCGCCTATCCCTACCGGGAGCTGGAACTGGCCTGGCAGACGGTGCTGCTGCAGCAGTTCCACGACATCCTGCCCGGCACCTCCATCGCATGGGTCCATCAGGAGGCGGAGCGGAACTATGTCCGGGTGGCCGCGGAACTGGAAGTGCTGATCGGCAACGCGGCGCAGGCGCTGCTGGGGGAGGGCGCTGAATCGGCGGTGTTGAATGCGGGGCCGTATCCGCTGGAGGGGACGCCGGCGTCGGGCGCGGGACCGGTGCCGGGTCCGGGGATGGGGACGTGGGAACCGTCCGGCGGCGGCTGGCGCATCAGCAGCGGCCGGCTGCGGCTGCAGGTCACTGCCGACGGATTGTTCAGTTCCCTGATCGAGTCCGGCTCCGGCCGGGAGGCGTTCCCGGCCGGCCGGCCCGGGAACCTGTTCCAGCTCTTCCGCGACACTCCCAACCAATGGGATGCGTGGGACTTGGACGCGCACTACCGCTTCAGCAGTACGGATTTGATGCAGCCCGAGGCCATGGTGCCGGAAGCAGGCGGACGGGTGCTGCGGATTGAACGCTCCTTCGGGCACACCCGGATCACCGAACGGGTGTCGCTGAGCCCGGACGGTTCAGCGGTGGACCTGGACCTGGAGGTGGACTGGCACGAGCGGCAAAAACTGCTCAAGCTGGCCTTCCCGCTGGACGTGCACGCCGACCGGGCGGCGTCGGAAATCCAGTTCGGCCATATCTTCCGGCCCACCCATGCCAACACCTCCTGGGATGCGGCCCGGTTTGAAACCGTGGCGCACCGGTGGATCCATGTGGGCGAGCCGGGCTTCGGCGTCGCCGTGGCCAACGATTCAACCTATGGACATGACACTTTCCGCGAGGTGGTGGACGGGCGGCCCTGCACCATGGTGCGGGTGTCCCTGCTCCGAGCACCGCTGTTTCCGGATCCGGACACCGACCAGGGGTTGCACCGGTTCCGGTATTCGCTTCGGCCCGCCTCCGGGATTCCTGATGCCGTGGCGGAGGGCTACAGGCTGAACCTGCCGCTGCGCACCGTGACCGGAACGGCCCGGACCCACCTGGCACCGCTGATCAGGGTCAGCAGTCCTGCGGTGGTGGTGGAAACGGTGAAGCTGGCCGAGGACCGCAGCGGGGACGTGGTGGTGCGGCTCTACGAAGCGCACGGCAGCCGGGCGGAGGCCCAGCTGCGCACTGACTTCCCATACATGGCGGTCGAGGCCACCGACCTGCTGGAACGTACGGTCGAATCGGATGTGCTGGGCGGGGAGGTATCCGGGGCGGTCTCCGGAGCTGCCGGACCGGTGCTGCGGCTGCGGCCCTTTGAACTGGTCACACTGCGTTTCCGCCGGGCCTGA
- a CDS encoding DUF1684 domain-containing protein: MSIDDTARTEWLRFRERRNATLAEEHGWLSLSGFYWLPEHPAKFDGLPGLWSGSDDGAVLAAAAADGLRVLASGEPAQGRLTASLADEESLNWVGFGAGSGGQVVVELARRAGRYALRPRDAASPVRTSFSGVPVYEYAPEWVLSGRFEPYRQPVEVPIRTAHPEVPGVQRSVGEVLLFLPGDAAEHRLQVSAAGPGTLNLTFHDKTNGRSTAGWRSLTFPAPAPGAEAGTGTGAGTAAGGTVVLDFNFAVNYPSAFTEFGTCPMPVDGNRIGAAVEAGEKRPDAV; this comes from the coding sequence ATGAGCATTGACGACACAGCCCGCACTGAGTGGCTCCGCTTCCGCGAACGGCGCAATGCGACCCTGGCAGAGGAGCACGGATGGCTCAGCCTGTCCGGTTTTTACTGGCTGCCGGAGCACCCCGCCAAGTTCGACGGCCTGCCCGGGCTCTGGTCCGGGTCCGACGACGGCGCGGTGCTGGCAGCCGCTGCCGCTGACGGCCTGCGGGTGCTGGCCTCTGGTGAACCGGCACAGGGCCGGCTGACGGCGTCGTTGGCGGACGAGGAATCACTGAACTGGGTCGGATTCGGGGCCGGAAGCGGCGGGCAGGTTGTGGTTGAACTTGCCCGCAGGGCCGGACGGTATGCGCTGCGTCCCCGTGACGCTGCCTCGCCCGTGCGGACGTCTTTTAGCGGCGTGCCCGTCTACGAATACGCGCCGGAGTGGGTTCTTTCCGGCCGGTTCGAACCCTACCGCCAGCCTGTGGAAGTGCCCATCCGGACGGCCCATCCGGAAGTTCCGGGGGTACAGCGTTCCGTGGGCGAGGTTCTCTTGTTCCTGCCAGGGGATGCAGCCGAACACCGGTTGCAGGTCAGCGCCGCCGGTCCGGGCACCCTCAACCTGACCTTCCACGACAAGACCAACGGCAGATCAACGGCCGGGTGGCGCAGCCTGACGTTCCCCGCACCTGCACCCGGGGCTGAAGCCGGAACCGGAACCGGGGCAGGCACAGCGGCGGGAGGCACCGTAGTCCTGGACTTCAACTTCGCCGTGAACTATCCCAGCGCCTTCACTGAATTCGGCACCTGCCCCATGCCCGTCGACGGCAACCGGATTGGTGCAGCCGTGGAAGCCGGCGAGAAGCGCCCGGACGCCGTCTAA
- a CDS encoding peptidyl-tRNA hydrolase, with the protein MQPFDKVQPIVLLVDKTDPAAHRDAVAAAAVASVRAYAATGDSEAWENWLYGRFTKTVRRANPTTFARLAAAAPSGAVTVGRAQAIAFEPVTYEQMPKDLAKLQVSGTQLPDDEPVPWPRSAPVIVLNADLEMSTGKASAQAAHALLSWFLQLPFAEQLAWHEAGEPAGVRFTAGERFAALAGSDGTGPLIVDAGMTEIAPDTATAFVVIAADEPAPRP; encoded by the coding sequence ATGCAGCCGTTCGACAAAGTCCAGCCCATTGTCCTGCTTGTGGACAAAACCGACCCCGCAGCGCACCGTGACGCCGTGGCGGCAGCCGCTGTCGCCAGCGTTCGCGCGTACGCCGCCACCGGGGACAGCGAGGCCTGGGAGAATTGGCTCTACGGCCGGTTCACGAAAACCGTGCGCCGTGCCAATCCCACCACCTTTGCCCGCTTGGCCGCTGCCGCGCCGTCGGGCGCTGTCACCGTGGGCCGGGCGCAGGCCATTGCCTTTGAACCGGTCACTTACGAACAGATGCCCAAGGACCTGGCCAAGCTGCAGGTCTCGGGCACACAGCTGCCCGACGACGAACCGGTGCCCTGGCCGCGGTCCGCGCCGGTGATCGTCCTCAACGCGGACCTTGAGATGTCCACGGGGAAGGCTTCAGCCCAGGCCGCCCACGCCCTGCTGTCCTGGTTCCTGCAGCTGCCGTTCGCCGAGCAACTGGCCTGGCATGAGGCCGGCGAGCCCGCCGGCGTCCGCTTCACTGCAGGGGAACGGTTCGCTGCACTGGCCGGAAGCGACGGAACCGGTCCGCTGATTGTCGACGCCGGAATGACCGAAATCGCTCCCGACACCGCCACGGCTTTTGTTGTAATCGCCGCGGACGAACCCGCACCGCGCCCCTAG
- a CDS encoding MFS transporter — protein sequence MSQTRKTPAGHGTRPSLPLLLTALAVILVAVNLRPGASSVGPVLAELQAGLGIGATAAGVLTALPGLTFAVVGALAVAISRKAGINGSILLALAAIAAGLLLRSLVNSAALFLLLTVLAFAGMAVGNILVPAFIKRHGGARLALMNSIYGTTLALGATLPLLLGGVLAGGDPNGWRLSLGIWGAAALVAFVPWTLVAVKTGRDVVAGEQRQRREMKMRSSRTAVALSIFFGVQSMHAYVQFGWAAQIYRDAGLEQGQAGLMAAIIAALGIPGGLIMPALVARSSRLRFYIAGLGVLMLAGYTGLLLAPATLPWLWALCLGLAGFAFPTALALITARSREPRTTARLSGFIQPVGYLLAALGPFAIGALHDVSGSWTLPLAILLGSAVVMVGAGIRAAAPVYVDDELETAQKAR from the coding sequence ATGAGCCAGACGCGGAAGACCCCTGCAGGACACGGAACCCGGCCTTCCCTTCCCCTCTTGCTGACAGCGCTGGCCGTCATCCTGGTGGCGGTGAACCTGCGGCCCGGTGCTTCGTCCGTGGGGCCGGTGCTGGCAGAACTGCAGGCCGGGCTGGGGATCGGTGCCACCGCAGCGGGAGTGCTTACTGCGCTGCCCGGGTTGACCTTCGCCGTAGTCGGGGCGCTCGCAGTCGCGATTTCCCGCAAAGCAGGCATCAACGGGTCCATCCTCCTTGCTCTGGCCGCCATCGCTGCCGGGCTGCTGCTCCGGTCCCTGGTGAATTCCGCTGCCCTGTTCCTGCTGCTGACGGTGCTGGCTTTCGCCGGCATGGCGGTGGGCAACATCCTGGTTCCGGCGTTCATCAAGCGCCACGGAGGGGCGCGGCTGGCCCTGATGAACTCGATCTACGGAACCACCCTGGCTTTGGGAGCAACCCTGCCGCTGCTGCTCGGCGGGGTGCTGGCCGGAGGGGATCCCAACGGCTGGCGGCTGAGCCTGGGTATCTGGGGTGCAGCGGCCCTGGTGGCCTTTGTCCCGTGGACCCTTGTCGCGGTTAAAACCGGCCGCGACGTGGTGGCGGGAGAACAGCGGCAACGCAGGGAAATGAAGATGCGTTCCTCCCGCACCGCCGTCGCGCTGAGCATTTTCTTCGGGGTGCAGTCCATGCACGCCTACGTGCAATTCGGCTGGGCGGCGCAGATTTACCGCGATGCGGGCCTCGAGCAGGGGCAGGCGGGGTTGATGGCGGCCATCATCGCAGCACTCGGCATTCCCGGCGGGCTGATCATGCCGGCGCTCGTGGCCCGCTCCTCCCGGCTGCGGTTCTACATTGCGGGCCTGGGCGTTCTAATGCTGGCCGGGTACACGGGACTGCTGCTGGCACCGGCCACCCTGCCCTGGCTGTGGGCGCTGTGCCTGGGGCTGGCCGGGTTTGCCTTCCCGACCGCCCTGGCCCTGATCACTGCCCGTTCGCGGGAGCCTCGCACCACCGCCCGGCTTTCGGGCTTCATCCAGCCCGTGGGGTACCTCCTGGCCGCTTTGGGGCCGTTCGCCATTGGCGCGCTGCACGATGTTTCGGGCAGTTGGACCCTGCCGTTGGC